The following are from one region of the Streptomyces changanensis genome:
- a CDS encoding aldo/keto reductase gives MTDVPTRHLGALAVSAQGLGCMGMSHGYGTADDAQSIATLHRALDLGVTLLDTADFYGGGHNEELVGRAVAGRRDEVVLATKFGFANRLGEPTRIRGDAAYVRQACEASLRRLGVDHIDLYYLHRVDPQVPIEETVGAMAELVHAGKVRHLGLSEAGAVTLRRAHAVHPIAALQSEWSLWTRDPEAEVAPVCRELGIGLVPFSPLGRGFLTGRYRSVDTLAEGDIRRGQPRFADGNIERNLAIVARLEELAAAKGVTAGQLALAWVQHRGDDVVPIPGTRRQRYLEENLAALTVELSAEDLAAVEAAAPTDRVAGTRYDATSLTFVDG, from the coding sequence ATGACCGACGTACCCACCCGCCACCTGGGCGCCCTGGCGGTCTCCGCCCAGGGCCTGGGCTGCATGGGCATGAGCCACGGCTACGGCACCGCGGACGACGCGCAGTCGATCGCGACGCTCCACCGCGCCCTCGACCTCGGCGTGACCCTCCTGGACACCGCAGACTTCTACGGCGGCGGGCACAACGAGGAGCTGGTCGGACGGGCCGTCGCCGGCCGCCGCGACGAGGTGGTGCTGGCGACGAAGTTCGGCTTCGCCAACCGCCTGGGCGAGCCCACCCGCATCCGTGGCGACGCCGCCTACGTACGGCAGGCCTGCGAGGCGTCGCTGCGCCGGCTCGGCGTCGACCACATCGACCTCTACTACCTGCACCGCGTCGACCCGCAGGTGCCGATCGAGGAGACGGTCGGCGCCATGGCGGAGCTGGTACACGCCGGGAAGGTCCGCCATCTGGGGCTGTCCGAGGCCGGGGCGGTCACCCTCCGCCGGGCCCACGCCGTGCACCCCATCGCCGCGCTGCAGAGCGAGTGGTCGCTGTGGACCCGCGACCCGGAGGCGGAGGTCGCCCCGGTCTGCCGGGAGCTCGGCATCGGGCTCGTCCCCTTCTCGCCGCTCGGACGCGGCTTCCTGACCGGCCGTTACCGCTCGGTCGACACGCTGGCGGAGGGGGACATCCGACGCGGCCAGCCGCGGTTCGCCGATGGCAACATCGAGCGGAACCTCGCGATCGTCGCGCGGCTGGAGGAACTGGCCGCGGCGAAGGGGGTGACCGCCGGTCAGCTCGCCCTGGCCTGGGTGCAGCACCGCGGCGACGACGTGGTGCCGATCCCCGGCACCCGGCGGCAGCGCTACCTGGAGGAGAACCTCGCGGCCCTGACCGTCGAGCTGTCCGCCGAGGACCTCGCGGCGGTCGAGGCCGCGGCCCCGACCGATCGGGTCGCGGGCACCCGCTATGACGCGACCAGCCTCACCTTCGTCGACGGCTGA
- a CDS encoding sensor histidine kinase, with translation MRSVRARAALGATLVVAVALVAVGVVLLQVLRSNLIGQAGLQAEIAAREVASQIALDRPLDRLDLPDGDERPVQVVEEGGRVTAVSEGLEAVTGTSSRTVAPLPSSASSPGGGQDDGDDTDGGADGNDDDAPARGEVSADPPRFTSGSATVEGRAAEYRFAAVEVTSGVTQRTYTVYAGAPLAAERDAVGTVRTAMLIGLPVLLAVVGSVTWLVTRRALRPVEAIRSQMAAITASEDLSHRVPEPASRDEVARLARTTNETLAALEASVERQRRFVADASHELRSPIASLRTQLEVGAAHPELLDLDGAVQDTQRLQHLAADLLLLARLDAGERPAARRVDMAELVREEVARRHGDRLPVTVAVDGEGCEVTGSAGQLRRVVANLLDNAQRHATASVSVSVRAAAGRVEVAVCDDGAGVPEADIERIFERFVRLDDARTRDEGGAGLGLAIARDVAGRHGGTLTVGAAEGGGARFLLSLPGATGTEPAPTGTGPV, from the coding sequence GTGAGGTCGGTACGCGCGCGGGCCGCGCTCGGTGCCACCCTCGTCGTGGCCGTCGCGCTGGTGGCGGTGGGCGTCGTCCTGCTCCAGGTGCTCCGCTCGAACCTGATCGGCCAGGCCGGCCTCCAGGCGGAGATCGCCGCGCGGGAGGTCGCCTCCCAGATCGCCCTGGACCGGCCGCTCGACCGGCTGGACCTCCCGGACGGCGACGAACGGCCGGTGCAGGTAGTCGAGGAGGGCGGCCGGGTGACGGCGGTGAGCGAGGGGCTGGAGGCGGTGACGGGAACGTCGAGCCGAACGGTCGCGCCCCTGCCCTCGTCGGCGTCCTCGCCCGGCGGCGGCCAGGACGACGGGGACGACACCGACGGCGGCGCCGACGGGAACGACGACGACGCGCCGGCACGCGGCGAGGTCAGCGCCGATCCGCCCCGCTTCACCTCCGGCAGCGCCACCGTCGAGGGGCGGGCGGCGGAGTACCGGTTCGCCGCGGTGGAGGTGACGTCCGGGGTCACCCAGCGCACCTACACCGTGTACGCGGGCGCGCCGCTCGCGGCGGAGCGCGACGCGGTGGGCACGGTACGGACCGCGATGCTGATCGGCCTGCCGGTGCTGCTCGCCGTGGTCGGCTCGGTGACGTGGCTGGTGACCCGCCGCGCCCTGCGGCCCGTCGAGGCGATCAGGAGCCAGATGGCCGCCATCACGGCGTCCGAGGACCTGTCGCACCGGGTGCCCGAGCCCGCGTCGCGGGACGAGGTGGCCCGGCTGGCCCGTACGACGAACGAGACGCTCGCGGCGCTGGAGGCGTCCGTGGAGCGGCAGCGCCGGTTCGTCGCGGACGCCTCGCACGAGTTGCGCAGCCCCATCGCGTCGCTGCGCACGCAGCTGGAGGTCGGCGCGGCCCACCCGGAACTACTCGACCTGGACGGGGCGGTGCAGGACACCCAGCGTCTCCAGCACCTCGCCGCCGACCTGCTGCTCCTGGCGAGGCTCGACGCGGGTGAGCGGCCGGCGGCGCGGCGGGTGGACATGGCGGAGCTGGTCCGGGAGGAGGTCGCGCGGCGCCACGGCGACCGCCTCCCCGTCACCGTGGCGGTGGACGGGGAGGGCTGCGAGGTGACCGGGTCGGCGGGGCAGTTGCGCAGGGTCGTCGCCAACCTGCTGGACAACGCCCAGCGGCACGCGACCGCCTCCGTGTCCGTGTCCGTGCGGGCCGCCGCCGGCCGGGTGGAGGTGGCGGTGTGCGACGACGGGGCGGGCGTCCCGGAGGCGGACATCGAGCGGATCTTCGAACGGTTCGTCCGGCTGGACGACGCCCGCACGCGGGACGAGGGCGGCGCCGGGCTCGGGCTGGCCATCGCGCGGGACGTGGCCGGGCGCCACGGCGGCACCCTCACGGTCGGCGCGGCGGAGGGCGGCGGTGCGCGGTTCCTCCTGTCCCTGCCCGGGGCGACCGGCACGGAGCCGGCCCCGACCGGTACGGGACCGGTCTGA
- a CDS encoding response regulator transcription factor translates to MRLLIVEDEKRLAASLAAGLRAEGYAVDVVHDGLEGLHRASEEAYDLMILDIMLPGLNGYRVCAALRAAGNDVPLLMLTAKDGEYDEAEGLDTGADDYLTKPFSYVVLVARVKALLRRRGRGAAPPVLSVGDLRVDTAARRVFRGDDEVALTAKEFAVLEQLAVRPGEVVGKPEIMAHVWDFAYEGDPNIVEVYVSALRRKLGAHRIQTARGAGYRLVAAP, encoded by the coding sequence ATGAGGTTGTTGATCGTGGAGGACGAGAAGCGGCTCGCGGCGTCACTCGCCGCGGGGCTGAGGGCCGAGGGCTACGCCGTGGATGTCGTCCACGACGGGCTGGAGGGGCTCCACCGTGCCTCCGAGGAGGCGTACGACCTCATGATCCTCGACATCATGCTCCCCGGCCTGAACGGCTACCGCGTCTGCGCGGCCCTGCGCGCCGCCGGCAACGACGTCCCCCTCCTGATGCTGACCGCCAAGGACGGCGAGTACGACGAGGCGGAGGGCCTGGACACCGGCGCGGACGACTACCTGACGAAGCCCTTCTCGTACGTGGTGCTCGTGGCCCGGGTCAAGGCACTGCTGCGCCGCCGGGGCCGGGGCGCGGCCCCGCCGGTGCTCAGCGTCGGGGACCTGCGCGTCGACACGGCCGCCCGCCGGGTCTTCCGCGGCGACGACGAGGTGGCGCTGACGGCCAAGGAGTTCGCCGTGCTCGAACAGCTGGCCGTGCGCCCGGGGGAGGTCGTCGGCAAGCCGGAGATCATGGCGCACGTGTGGGACTTCGCGTACGAGGGCGACCCGAACATCGTCGAGGTGTACGTCTCCGCCCTGCGCCGCAAGCTCGGCGCGCACCGCATCCAGACGGCTCGCGGTGCCGGATACCGGCTGGTGGCGGCGCCGTGA
- a CDS encoding PepSY domain-containing protein, with translation MKRNLVIATLTAAALVGGGTYTAVAAATGDATPSLRTAAAVVDDHVGDGADDADEDRAEDRADRDDDAADGKADDKADDKADGETDDEADRDGDRVAPAGPVTAAQAIAAALKSTPGVVASVEPADDGTHWDVEVLGKDDREHDLRVDAAKATVTPDDDRFDDRSDDRGDRDDDRAERAALRSAGVNAAQATAEALRAYAGATVTGVDFDDDGTWDIELRTADGAGKETRVDAGTAPAGRGKAA, from the coding sequence ATGAAGCGCAATCTCGTCATCGCCACGCTGACGGCGGCCGCCCTGGTCGGCGGCGGTACGTACACGGCGGTGGCCGCGGCCACCGGCGACGCGACGCCGTCCCTGCGGACGGCGGCGGCCGTGGTGGACGACCACGTCGGTGACGGAGCCGACGACGCCGACGAGGACAGGGCGGAGGACCGGGCCGACCGCGACGACGACGCCGCCGACGGCAAGGCGGACGACAAGGCGGACGACAAGGCGGACGGCGAGACGGACGACGAGGCCGACCGCGACGGCGACCGGGTGGCCCCGGCGGGTCCCGTCACCGCCGCCCAGGCCATCGCCGCCGCGCTGAAGTCCACGCCCGGCGTGGTCGCCTCGGTCGAGCCCGCCGACGACGGGACCCACTGGGACGTCGAGGTACTGGGCAAGGACGACCGCGAGCACGACCTGCGGGTGGACGCCGCGAAGGCCACCGTGACGCCCGACGACGACCGGTTCGACGACCGCTCCGACGACCGGGGTGACCGGGACGACGACCGTGCCGAGCGTGCCGCGCTGCGCTCGGCGGGGGTGAACGCCGCCCAGGCGACGGCCGAGGCCCTCAGGGCCTACGCCGGTGCCACGGTGACCGGTGTCGACTTCGACGACGACGGCACCTGGGACATCGAGCTCCGCACCGCCGACGGCGCCGGGAAGGAGACGCGGGTCGACGCCGGGACGGCCCCGGCGGGCCGGGGCAAGGCGGCCTGA
- a CDS encoding Imm63 family immunity protein has translation MTDEERAATRGYLEDEMVRLGRLAGIAPGRLPGFTPRDGAYPFIEVGADGELRYLAYERGRKVLERVTHDPEDVLYWAFQDATFEAAGVWARSRPQDGEPFRVTLWRRQFALLHTLRPAWARRRRADLIASFRDPDDVRLVPELPPTAPPRS, from the coding sequence ATGACCGACGAGGAGCGGGCGGCGACCCGCGGGTACCTGGAGGACGAGATGGTCCGGCTGGGCCGGCTTGCCGGCATCGCGCCCGGCAGACTGCCGGGCTTCACGCCCCGCGACGGGGCCTACCCGTTCATCGAGGTCGGCGCCGACGGCGAGCTGCGCTACCTCGCCTACGAGCGCGGTCGGAAGGTCCTGGAACGCGTCACCCACGACCCCGAGGACGTGCTCTACTGGGCCTTCCAGGACGCCACCTTCGAGGCCGCCGGCGTGTGGGCCCGGAGCCGGCCGCAGGACGGGGAGCCCTTCCGCGTGACGCTCTGGCGGCGCCAGTTCGCCCTGCTGCACACCCTGCGTCCCGCCTGGGCACGCCGCCGGAGGGCCGACCTGATCGCCTCGTTCCGCGACCCGGACGACGTCCGTCTCGTACCCGAACTGCCCCCGACCGCCCCTCCGAGGTCTTAG
- a CDS encoding alpha/beta fold hydrolase — MPLSHDVSGQGPGPVVVLLHSSVCDRRMWDPQVPVLTDAGYRVVRCDFRGFGDSPVADGPYGDAADVEVLLDHLGVERAALVGASYGGKVALEVAAHRRDAVSALVLLCSALPGHEPGAELLAFDEREEALFEAGDLAGAVELNVATWLGPEADDDVRGRVRAMQRHAFEVQSAAAEEFSPDRREVDLSLVGAPCLAVSGAHDLADFREIARSVAERVPGARHMELPWAGHLPGLERPAEVGTLLTDFLRAAVPVHH, encoded by the coding sequence ATGCCTCTTTCCCATGATGTCTCAGGTCAAGGCCCCGGTCCCGTCGTCGTCCTGCTGCACTCCTCGGTGTGCGACCGGCGCATGTGGGACCCGCAGGTGCCGGTGCTGACCGACGCCGGCTACCGGGTGGTTCGGTGCGACTTCCGCGGCTTCGGTGACTCCCCCGTCGCCGACGGCCCCTACGGCGACGCGGCGGACGTCGAAGTGCTGCTGGACCACTTGGGGGTCGAACGGGCCGCGCTGGTCGGGGCGTCGTACGGCGGGAAGGTCGCCCTGGAGGTCGCCGCGCACCGCCGCGACGCGGTGTCGGCGCTGGTGCTGCTCTGCTCCGCCCTGCCCGGCCACGAACCGGGAGCGGAACTGCTCGCCTTCGACGAGCGCGAGGAGGCCCTGTTCGAGGCCGGTGACCTCGCCGGGGCCGTGGAGCTCAACGTGGCGACGTGGCTCGGGCCGGAGGCGGACGACGACGTCCGGGGGCGGGTGCGGGCCATGCAGCGCCACGCGTTCGAGGTGCAGTCGGCCGCGGCGGAGGAGTTCTCCCCGGACAGGCGTGAGGTCGACCTGTCGCTGGTCGGGGCGCCGTGCCTGGCCGTCTCCGGAGCCCATGACCTGGCGGACTTCCGGGAGATCGCGCGGAGCGTGGCCGAGCGCGTCCCCGGCGCCCGCCACATGGAACTCCCCTGGGCCGGCCACCTGCCGGGCCTGGAGCGCCCGGCGGAGGTCGGCACGCTGCTGACCGACTTCCTCCGCGCGGCGGTGCCGGTCCACCACTGA
- a CDS encoding protein-arginine deiminase domain-containing protein: MGRTVVTSNARRVTLALTAIGAVLAPTTPAFAAPVPPPVDLRADVDRDGRVDVTGTTDTAGEDGWTADRGAVFLPNIDDDTKRCPTAGPGGRPLSDAALAACNDAADAVVNGGADATDLARVRSVPMANLPATATGTLTLRAGAKNTRVFVKRASGWILVTGKTRLTAAELRAGVEFGVEATDVVRDAKAWGGRAVLRLTVTVPGGRTTTDDVTLRVAPLLTHHHLQAAQQLMVTKVPGKDDYARRQQAFVAGLAQEVKSAGITPPLLTFDKYQDVWAQDFVEPGYVSMPAVDGRRQVIRVMLRSAQPDRESGRELFEKLRGRGVGVVQVTGVRESEEWTLNSMGNLETVPPYTHGGRSFPAGRIIMGERKDYGSKPAQAMRTLLASQGMQDPLLLDTSWLHVGHVDEFVQFLPADTPRGWKIGIADPEAGLRLLRDAQKAGHGKVRMFSVPGTKDTPAPKETIDQALASRWLVADNTMAAQRIRANLAVLQRETGVTDAEVVRVPALYTRGTEEAERGDRVPRLTRLGAGQVPEAVSEYGQQRELTRRTDRAGTAETVMTSAYVPGAVNGILLARDRYLAPRQWGPVIGGKDVFTDAVTAAYTTAGMRVSYIDDWYTYHLGMGEVHCGTNTLRSTADAWWRR; this comes from the coding sequence ATGGGACGCACGGTGGTTACGAGCAACGCGAGACGAGTGACCCTCGCCCTGACCGCGATAGGCGCCGTACTGGCGCCCACGACACCGGCTTTCGCCGCACCGGTTCCGCCCCCGGTGGACCTGCGGGCGGACGTGGACCGGGACGGCCGCGTCGACGTCACCGGGACGACCGACACGGCCGGCGAGGACGGGTGGACCGCCGACCGCGGCGCCGTGTTCCTCCCCAACATCGACGACGACACCAAGCGCTGCCCCACCGCCGGCCCCGGTGGCCGGCCCCTGTCCGACGCCGCGCTCGCCGCCTGCAACGACGCGGCCGACGCGGTCGTCAACGGCGGTGCCGACGCCACCGACCTGGCGCGGGTCCGCTCCGTACCCATGGCGAACCTCCCCGCGACCGCGACCGGCACCCTGACCCTCCGGGCCGGCGCCAAGAACACCCGGGTCTTCGTCAAGCGGGCCTCCGGGTGGATCCTCGTCACCGGCAAGACCCGGCTGACCGCCGCCGAGCTGCGCGCCGGGGTGGAGTTCGGCGTGGAGGCCACCGACGTCGTCCGCGACGCGAAGGCGTGGGGCGGGCGCGCCGTGCTCCGCCTGACGGTGACGGTGCCCGGCGGGCGGACCACGACCGACGACGTCACCCTGCGCGTCGCGCCGCTGCTGACCCACCACCACCTCCAGGCCGCCCAGCAGTTGATGGTGACCAAGGTGCCCGGCAAGGACGACTACGCGCGCCGCCAGCAGGCGTTCGTCGCCGGCCTGGCCCAGGAGGTGAAGTCCGCCGGGATCACCCCGCCGCTCCTCACGTTCGACAAGTACCAGGACGTGTGGGCGCAGGACTTCGTCGAACCCGGGTACGTGAGCATGCCCGCCGTCGACGGCCGGCGGCAGGTCATCCGCGTCATGCTGCGCTCGGCGCAGCCGGACCGGGAGTCGGGCCGCGAGCTGTTCGAGAAGCTGCGCGGCCGGGGCGTCGGTGTGGTGCAGGTGACCGGGGTCCGCGAGTCCGAGGAGTGGACCCTCAACTCCATGGGGAACCTCGAGACCGTCCCGCCGTACACCCACGGCGGTCGTTCCTTCCCCGCCGGGCGCATCATCATGGGCGAGCGCAAGGACTACGGCTCCAAGCCCGCGCAGGCCATGCGGACGCTGCTGGCCTCCCAGGGCATGCAGGACCCGCTGCTGCTGGACACCTCGTGGCTGCACGTCGGCCACGTCGACGAGTTCGTGCAGTTCCTGCCCGCCGACACCCCGCGCGGGTGGAAGATCGGCATCGCCGACCCCGAGGCGGGGCTGAGGCTGCTGCGTGACGCGCAGAAGGCCGGGCACGGCAAGGTGCGGATGTTCTCGGTGCCGGGGACGAAGGACACGCCCGCGCCCAAGGAGACCATCGACCAGGCCCTGGCCTCCCGGTGGCTCGTCGCGGACAACACCATGGCCGCCCAGCGGATCAGGGCCAACCTCGCGGTCCTGCAGCGCGAGACGGGTGTGACGGACGCCGAGGTCGTGCGCGTGCCGGCCCTGTACACGCGCGGCACCGAGGAGGCCGAGCGCGGGGACCGGGTCCCGCGGCTGACGCGGCTGGGCGCCGGCCAGGTGCCCGAGGCGGTCAGCGAGTACGGACAGCAGCGGGAGCTGACGCGCCGCACGGACCGCGCCGGTACCGCGGAGACCGTCATGACCAGCGCGTACGTGCCCGGCGCCGTCAACGGCATCCTGCTCGCCCGGGACCGCTACCTGGCACCGCGCCAGTGGGGCCCGGTCATCGGCGGCAAGGACGTCTTCACCGACGCGGTGACCGCCGCCTACACGACGGCGGGCATGCGGGTGTCGTACATCGACGACTGGTACACCTACCACCTCGGCATGGGCGAGGTGCACTGCGGCACCAACACGCTGCGCAGCACCGCCGACGCCTGGTGGAGGCGCTGA
- a CDS encoding methanogen output domain 1-containing protein, translated as MHAPAGRTVLHCVRKGAALKSANELDVALDRDVFMRGLIRELASSLESVVGLEEASGYISLVGQSVGSQINEAYTRALEAPRLTREQVADVLVDLKLRIKGDFFVISQDDERIVLGSRSCPFAEKVLGRESMCMMTSNVFGTIAAQNLGYARVELEETIARGSSGCRVVVHLRPDLDVLDEPGREYFGDARTPTADGDAGMAGVPGAAGVAGTSETTGTTGTPGAAGTAGGPGASSAAAHATGDPGATSEPGAPGTTGTGGAAPTTTGG; from the coding sequence GTGCACGCGCCGGCAGGCCGCACGGTGCTCCACTGCGTACGGAAGGGGGCGGCCCTGAAGTCGGCGAACGAACTCGACGTCGCGTTGGACCGCGACGTGTTCATGCGTGGCCTCATCCGGGAACTGGCCAGTTCCCTGGAGTCCGTGGTCGGGCTCGAGGAGGCGTCGGGCTACATCAGCCTGGTCGGCCAGTCGGTCGGTTCGCAGATCAACGAGGCGTACACCAGGGCCCTGGAGGCGCCGCGGCTCACCCGTGAGCAGGTGGCCGACGTGCTGGTCGACCTCAAACTGCGCATCAAGGGGGACTTCTTCGTCATCTCCCAGGACGACGAGAGGATCGTCCTCGGCAGCCGCAGCTGCCCCTTCGCGGAGAAGGTGCTCGGTCGCGAGTCCATGTGCATGATGACGTCCAACGTCTTCGGCACCATCGCCGCGCAGAACCTCGGTTACGCGCGGGTCGAGCTGGAGGAGACCATCGCCCGCGGCAGCTCCGGCTGCCGCGTGGTCGTGCACCTGCGTCCCGACCTCGACGTGCTGGACGAGCCCGGCCGCGAGTACTTCGGCGACGCGCGGACGCCCACGGCGGACGGCGACGCCGGGATGGCCGGGGTGCCTGGGGCGGCCGGGGTGGCCGGGACGTCCGAAACCACTGGGACCACCGGGACGCCTGGGGCGGCTGGGACGGCCGGTGGGCCCGGGGCGTCCAGTGCGGCGGCACACGCGACCGGTGACCCGGGAGCGACGAGTGAGCCCGGTGCACCGGGAACGACCGGCACCGGCGGGGCCGCCCCCACGACGACGGGCGGATGA
- a CDS encoding PP2C family protein-serine/threonine phosphatase — protein MDLSVFHAVARPLPHAVMVCTASGRILAANAATHRTVDGMRPGAQLLELVTDADEVAGRLRQWLRSGSPLPGVMTVRDGKGPPVRLRCHGARAAWWRGEEPAVQIHLVRLDVSDRFVALSQRVSLMDRQLAYRHAIAEERDRLLRTETAARARMQRLYRLTAALAASGNLTDVCDAVHRCAPAALDAVEVTLELHVRRVVPSLGPTDTLPNPATPWIDLDERSGASPRAPLPATARRVPLETEGIHLGSLAVHYAPDAEPDVEHSVAIAQQVAQAVRRAGLFEHEHRLAERLQRSLLPRLPHVPDLDIASGYAPGTHMVDVGGDWYDVHLLDDDTVGFTIGDVAGHGIAEATAMAQINTVLRSIARRHGEHPPTIMAELNDFLGTYHEGRMATACYAAYHRPTRTLRYTKAGHPPPLLIGADGTTRYLEGALAPPLGPVPYTEYPQAEITIPADATLLFYTDGLIERRGESLDVGLERLARAARTTAGLDARGTCDLLLHQQHDSDMPDDRALLTVRFPSGIPVPPGIPVPPGPPGPA, from the coding sequence ATGGACCTGTCGGTCTTCCACGCCGTCGCCCGGCCCCTGCCCCACGCCGTCATGGTGTGCACCGCCTCGGGACGGATCCTCGCCGCCAACGCCGCGACCCACCGCACGGTCGACGGCATGCGCCCCGGAGCACAGCTGCTGGAGCTGGTGACCGACGCCGACGAGGTGGCCGGGCGGCTCCGGCAGTGGCTGCGCAGCGGCTCCCCGCTGCCCGGTGTCATGACGGTGCGCGACGGCAAGGGCCCGCCCGTGCGCCTGCGGTGCCACGGCGCCCGCGCCGCCTGGTGGCGCGGCGAGGAACCAGCGGTCCAGATCCACCTGGTGCGCCTCGACGTCAGCGACCGGTTCGTGGCCCTCAGCCAACGGGTCAGCCTCATGGACCGGCAACTGGCCTACCGGCACGCGATCGCCGAGGAGCGGGACCGGCTGCTGCGCACCGAGACCGCGGCGCGCGCCCGCATGCAGCGCCTGTACCGGCTCACCGCCGCACTCGCGGCCAGCGGGAACCTCACCGACGTCTGCGACGCGGTCCACCGGTGCGCACCGGCCGCGCTCGACGCGGTGGAGGTGACCCTGGAGCTCCACGTGCGGCGTGTCGTGCCGTCCCTGGGGCCCACCGATACCCTCCCGAACCCGGCGACGCCCTGGATCGACCTCGACGAGCGGTCCGGCGCTTCGCCGCGCGCACCGTTGCCCGCGACGGCACGGCGCGTCCCCCTGGAGACGGAGGGCATCCACCTGGGGAGCCTCGCCGTCCACTACGCGCCCGACGCCGAACCCGACGTCGAGCACAGCGTCGCGATCGCCCAGCAGGTCGCCCAGGCCGTCCGCCGCGCGGGCCTCTTCGAGCACGAGCACCGCCTCGCCGAGCGGCTCCAGCGCAGCCTCCTGCCCCGCCTGCCGCACGTTCCCGACCTCGATATCGCCAGCGGCTACGCCCCCGGCACGCACATGGTCGACGTCGGCGGGGACTGGTACGACGTCCACCTCCTCGACGACGACACCGTCGGCTTCACCATCGGCGACGTCGCCGGCCACGGCATCGCCGAAGCCACCGCGATGGCGCAGATCAACACCGTGCTGCGCAGCATCGCCCGCCGCCACGGCGAACACCCGCCGACGATCATGGCGGAGCTCAACGACTTCCTCGGCACCTACCACGAGGGCCGCATGGCGACCGCCTGCTACGCCGCCTACCACCGTCCCACCCGTACCCTGCGCTACACCAAGGCGGGCCATCCGCCGCCCCTGCTGATCGGCGCGGACGGCACCACGCGGTACCTGGAGGGGGCGCTGGCCCCGCCGCTCGGCCCCGTGCCGTACACGGAGTACCCGCAGGCCGAGATCACCATTCCGGCCGACGCCACGCTGCTCTTCTATACCGACGGCCTCATCGAACGGCGCGGCGAGAGCCTCGACGTGGGGCTCGAACGCCTCGCCCGGGCCGCCCGCACGACCGCCGGTCTCGACGCCCGGGGCACCTGCGACCTCCTCCTCCACCAGCAGCACGACTCGGACATGCCCGACGACCGGGCGCTGCTGACCGTCCGCTTCCCGTCCGGCATCCCCGTCCCGCCCGGCATCCCCGTCCCGCCCGGTCCGCCCGGTCCGGCGTGA